A part of Polynucleobacter sp. MG-Unter2-18 genomic DNA contains:
- the tal gene encoding transaldolase, with translation MTSPASALSQLKQFTTVVADTGDFECMREYQPQDATTNPSLILKAAQQANYQALVNQVKSAHPGIKPVDLVDHILVAFGLEILKIVPGRVSTEVDARLSFDTQATIQKAKHLISLYESHGIERKRVLIKLAGTWEGIEAAKALESEGIHCNMTLLFSLVQAAACGAVNAKLISPFVGRITDWYKAKLGSNWSDEHNGGANDPGVTSVKRIFHYYKHFGINTEIMGASFRNTSQILELAGCDLLTISPELLGDLQKSTAVVEKKLNASNAASALASEHILALKLDESNFRLQLNHDAMATEKLAEGIRNFCIDTEKLEALLSN, from the coding sequence ATGACATCACCTGCAAGCGCACTGAGCCAACTCAAACAATTCACCACCGTCGTGGCCGATACCGGCGACTTTGAGTGTATGCGGGAATACCAACCGCAAGACGCCACTACCAACCCATCCCTGATTCTGAAGGCCGCCCAGCAAGCCAACTATCAGGCCTTGGTAAATCAAGTCAAATCAGCGCACCCTGGCATCAAACCCGTCGATTTAGTTGACCATATCCTGGTGGCTTTTGGTCTGGAGATATTAAAGATCGTCCCTGGCAGAGTTTCGACTGAAGTTGATGCCCGCCTTTCTTTTGATACTCAGGCAACCATTCAGAAGGCTAAGCACCTCATCTCGCTGTATGAATCACACGGAATTGAGCGTAAACGGGTCTTGATTAAGCTAGCTGGAACATGGGAAGGAATTGAGGCAGCCAAAGCTTTAGAGTCAGAAGGCATTCACTGCAATATGACACTCCTCTTCTCTTTGGTGCAAGCGGCAGCTTGCGGTGCAGTCAATGCGAAATTGATTTCCCCTTTTGTAGGGCGAATTACCGATTGGTACAAAGCCAAACTTGGCAGTAATTGGAGTGATGAACACAATGGCGGAGCAAATGATCCCGGAGTTACATCGGTCAAGCGCATCTTCCACTATTACAAGCATTTCGGAATCAATACCGAAATCATGGGCGCTAGCTTCCGCAATACCAGTCAAATATTAGAGCTGGCCGGATGTGACTTACTCACTATTAGCCCAGAGCTATTGGGCGATCTACAAAAAAGCACTGCTGTAGTCGAGAAAAAACTGAACGCTAGCAATGCGGCTAGCGCACTTGCCAGCGAACATATCCTTGCACTCAAGCTAGATGAGTCAAACTTTAGATTGCAGTTAAATCATGATGCAATGGCTACAGAAAAACTAGCCGAAGGAATTAGGAATTTCTGTATTGATACTGAGAAACTAGAAGCGCTCTTAAGTAACTAA
- the trxC gene encoding thioredoxin TrxC produces the protein MIIHCPHCNKGNRVPAEKLNQTPVCGACQQELLSLPINATAANFSELVTQSAMPVIVDFWAPWCGPCKMFGPTFQASALTYANQVLFVKVNTEAEQLLGSQWNIRSIPTLAGFKGGKEVHRVSGALPPAQLDQFVKQLTT, from the coding sequence ATGATTATTCATTGCCCGCATTGCAATAAAGGAAATCGCGTTCCTGCTGAAAAGCTCAATCAAACGCCTGTCTGCGGAGCCTGTCAACAAGAACTCCTATCGCTACCCATTAATGCCACTGCGGCAAACTTTAGCGAACTGGTAACTCAATCCGCAATGCCAGTCATAGTGGATTTCTGGGCGCCATGGTGCGGACCTTGCAAGATGTTTGGTCCGACCTTTCAGGCAAGCGCCCTTACTTATGCAAATCAAGTTTTGTTTGTGAAAGTCAATACCGAGGCAGAGCAACTACTTGGATCGCAATGGAATATCCGATCAATTCCGACCCTAGCAGGATTCAAAGGTGGTAAAGAAGTGCACCGTGTTAGTGGTGCCCTGCCTCCAGCCCAACTAGATCAATTTGTGAAACAGTTGACTACTTAG